A single Planktothrix serta PCC 8927 DNA region contains:
- a CDS encoding DUF1269 domain-containing protein — MTYSEELTNLVVVAYPEQEKAKEVLKTLKALQAQGVISIVNAAVMVKNEKGKVSISETGDTDAKGGAIMGGITAGLIALFNPIGALGVIALTAGGAGVGALITHFMDLGFPQEDLKELSESLTPGSSAIIALVEHTWVDQLTQALEEYAGRLYKRSIKADIASQLETTAKTVNSEVEPTPAES, encoded by the coding sequence ATGACTTATTCAGAAGAGTTAACAAATTTAGTTGTTGTCGCTTACCCAGAACAAGAAAAAGCAAAAGAGGTTTTAAAAACTCTCAAAGCACTGCAAGCACAAGGGGTGATTTCGATTGTGAATGCTGCGGTCATGGTTAAGAATGAAAAAGGAAAAGTTTCGATTAGTGAAACCGGAGATACAGATGCTAAAGGCGGGGCAATTATGGGCGGAATTACTGCCGGATTAATTGCCTTATTTAACCCCATTGGAGCGTTAGGAGTGATTGCTCTAACCGCAGGAGGGGCGGGAGTTGGTGCTTTAATTACTCATTTTATGGACTTGGGATTTCCTCAAGAAGATCTCAAAGAATTATCTGAATCTTTAACCCCTGGAAGTTCGGCTATAATTGCCTTAGTTGAACATACTTGGGTCGATCAATTGACGCAAGCTTTAGAAGAATATGCAGGCAGATTGTACAAACGTTCCATTAAAGCGGATATTGCTTCTCAATTAGAAACGACAGCAAAAACCGTTAATTCTGAAGTTGAACCAACTCCCGCAGAATCTTAA
- a CDS encoding TVP38/TMEM64 family protein — MGIQGLLTQVLDWVDNLGFWGPIAFIVIYNLATILFIPGSLLTLGAGVIFGVFWGSIYVSIASVMGATFAFLIGRYLARDWVAKKLENYEQFKAIDQAVGEEGWKIVGLTRLSPIFPFNLLNYAFGLTNVSLKDYFLASWIGMLPGTILYVYVGSLVGSLAQLGMGERSRTPVEWLLYGIGLIATIIVTIYITKIAQNALNQKIE; from the coding sequence ATGGGTATTCAAGGGTTACTAACACAGGTATTAGATTGGGTTGATAATTTAGGGTTTTGGGGGCCAATTGCCTTTATTGTTATCTACAATTTAGCGACAATATTATTTATTCCGGGTTCTCTCCTGACTTTGGGCGCAGGTGTAATATTTGGGGTATTTTGGGGGTCTATTTATGTTTCCATTGCTTCGGTTATGGGGGCGACTTTTGCTTTTTTAATTGGGCGATATTTGGCGCGGGATTGGGTGGCTAAAAAACTAGAAAATTATGAACAATTTAAAGCGATTGATCAAGCTGTGGGTGAAGAAGGATGGAAAATTGTTGGGTTAACTCGTCTGTCTCCAATTTTTCCGTTTAACCTATTAAATTATGCTTTTGGATTAACCAATGTTTCCTTAAAGGATTATTTTTTAGCCTCTTGGATTGGAATGTTACCGGGTACAATTTTATATGTTTATGTGGGATCTTTAGTGGGAAGTTTAGCTCAGTTAGGGATGGGGGAGCGATCGCGGACTCCAGTAGAATGGTTATTATATGGAATCGGTTTAATCGCCACGATAATTGTTACAATTTATATCACAAAAATTGCTCAAAATGCCCTGAATCAAAAAATCGAATAG